The following DNA comes from Brachyhypopomus gauderio isolate BG-103 unplaced genomic scaffold, BGAUD_0.2 sc57, whole genome shotgun sequence.
ttttaagttttacaTTTTCTTCATGAAATCCACCTTGAAATCCTACCCCTTGTTGGGATCAGGGTAATCCTGTTTTCTGGATCATAGTTATCCAAATCCTACTGAAAGGTTTTGGACAACAGAAAGTGAAGGTTTGATCCATTTCCAAACTAGGATTGGATTACATGATCTGTTCCAATTTCAGAATGCTTCTTTCTCTTTTGAACAACCTGTTTTCCAGATTTTATCCTATCCGATAACCAAAATCCGATCAGATTACCTTTGAACAACTGGCCCCTGGGGATCAGATCAGACTAAAGTCCTCTGGGGTGCATGACTCAGGTGTCCAGTAAGGCCAATCAGGTGTGGCTGCTATCAACCTGATGCAGAGTGTGTGGCATGAGGGAATGAGATAGAACCAATTTCCTGGTGTTATTCACCAGTAGTGCAGAGGCAGCAATGGCCCTCAAGCAAGCAGGCATGCCCTGTAAAACACAATAAAGAGATTTTAAAAGATATGTAACAGACCTATATTTACCACTGTTCTCTTGGGCCAGGACCCCTGCAGCAGTGACCCCTTCTTCAGAGATGTACAGGTGGAATGGCAGCTCATTGATTGGTATAAGGCCAGAGGTGAAGACAATGCCTCTTCTGAAGGCATGCATCAGGGCAGGAGATTTGCTCAAGATGATCTTTACAGCAGCATTGTCTATCAATTTTGATATGAACAGTCCAGTATCCTTTGGCGACAATAGTTAGCCAGCCCCAGATAAGAGACGGTGGACTGGAACCACTGTAGCTTTGAGGTGGAGGGGATACCTTGAAACCACACCCAGTGAGGTTTTACAACTTGATACATCATTTATTTGAAAACCCCTTTTCAATCACCTTAATGCATTTTGACTTCAGTGATAACTTTTCCAACTTGTACAAGCCCAAAACTATTATTTCATAAATATAACCATTTGGACATTTGTCAAATTTTAGCCTTTGTATTTATATGCATATCTTCCTAAGCAGACAGCCAGTtttaattttgtaaatttgagCTGGGACATTTTACTATGAGTATTCACATTGCTATCCTTGCAGTTGTAATGGCATCTAAATCTAAACTGAGCATAACAGTAGTGTGCTCACCATAATGTTTCCAAGTTAAAAAACCTGGTTCTGACCAGAGAGGTTGTGCAATATGGTATGATTACTGCCCCTCTAGATAGAGACAGAAACTAAATAGTTGTTGTGCCATTTCAACCAAACAAAAGACAACATCGTTTTGAAAGTAAATAGAACTGAATGAGACAGCAATGTTGTAACTTTTATTACAAAACCAGAGCTCAAGGGCCAATCCATCCTTCAAGACTGCATCAAACACTCAAGTTAATTATGTAATCCTGGTCCCAGCCAATGGAGTAGCTGCTGAAAATCCCTTTGGGCAATCCATATTAGATTGATGAGGATTGACTTGCTGGGCTTCACTGGTTGAGCATTACAGAATGGGATTCAGGAGCATGATCTTGAGCATCCAGCAGTGTGCTTGAGGACTAGCATCAGACTGTACCTTAGGAATGAAAGTGGTCAAAACGGTTGTAGCCTTTACACGCCACCTCCCTGCCAGAAGGAAGGCTGAAGGTCACACGGGAACCCCACAGCTGGGATTGGGCAGTCTGTCCTGAAGGGTGGTACGTGCCGGAGGACTGGCCTTTGCACATATCCTGGGAATGTGGACATCCAGAAAACGTGTGCCTTTTATGTCCATATTTCCTAAACTGGTAGCCAATGGCGGCCTGATCTGGGATTGAGAAGACCGTTCCCAAGGGTGGTAGCGGCGGGAGGGCTTGCCTTTGTGCATATCCCGGGAATACAGACGTCCAGGAAACCTGTGCTTTCTACGTGCATTACCACTGTTGAATTGGTAGCTGGCAGGCCCACCAGAACCCCACATTTCAGAATGGGGGCTAGATTGCTGCCATTTGCCTGGAACCCACGGAGGGTGCCTTCTGCTGCTCTGTTGAGGATCCCTGGCTGAACCCACACTGAAGCTTTCACTAGCCAAAGAAGAGAGGCTCAATTTCGTCTGGGGTAGAAAAGCTGGGGGTTTACTTAATGGCCTCCTGCGTAAAGGAAGGCCACGGTGTGGACTTTGAGGTCGAGGATGGGACGGACCACGATAAGGGGGGCGTGTTGACTGACCTGAAGATGGAACCATGTAGCCTCCATGATGGCTAGGACCAGACTGGACCATTTCCCTTGGCACCCACACACCAGGGTTTAGATTCGGGAAGCCTTGAGCTCTGGATACAGAGTCCAAGCTGACAGAACCCTGGTACAACTCCCCTTGCTCAAAATGGCTACTGGACAAATTGGGGGTTTCTAGTGCACCATTTGGTTCAGAGCTCCATGTTTCAACATAAGAGGAACCCAGAAACTGGGCATCAGGTACAGCTCCAGGAAACATCTGGTCACTTTGAAGAACAGACCGGAAAGATCCTGGAGATTCACTTTCTGCAGTTAGAAAGTCTGAGAAACCCTGTTGGCTGCTTAAAGCCCAATCTGACTGGATATCATCCTCACTAAATTTCAAGTCTTGCTCAGAGACCACAGAGCTACTTCCCATGGTTACAACACTGGAACTTAAGTCTTCCACCCCAGGCTGAGTAGGATGGTAAGTGGCTGGGCAAAGAGAGGGCAGGGGTTGAACAGAAGTAAAGAAGTTAGTTTTTCCACTTTGAGCGAGAACAAAGCATCAGTGTGTAATCTAATCCAACCAGTTTCTTACCATCTTGTCCCTCTGCATACTTTATCAGTAATACTGCACTGAGAAGTAACCAAAACCTAAAAGGCAAAAGaacatttaaacacaaaatCAATCCACTGTAAGTAAACACATTAAGTGATTCCTGCCACATACCTTCTGTGGCTGTACATCATGGCTATAGATGGGGTACTCCAGAACACAGCTTCATACAGCCTCTCCTTTGCTTTTTAAGAACCACAGACCAACATAACTTCTCTGCAAAGACCTGCATTACTTTTAAGCCACTAATTATTTAGCTGATAAGAATCACCTGTTCAAATTCTTTTCCAATGTTGTCTGACCAATTATAGGAACCAACGAGTGTATAGTGAGAATGATGATAGGAACCAATGTATAAATCACAGGACACTCAAAGGTAGTAGGTGATGTTAAACATAAACTAGTGATAGCAAAAGTGGGGCTTTTGGGAGATCgaatcaaatgaaccaattgattcgaaaacgttcgaatcatcacacgccacagtgacatctagtgggcaaccagggcctaaatccttcttaacagaaacagaagtaatgtgtttttaatgaaaatgaacatgaaatattcccccatagcatattgtgttcctaaataaattttagtcatgaaaacagggttgttttaatgatgttttaatttaatgtcattaagatgtatttttcattatgatacactgttagtcagtggattgatatagatagatatagatagatagagcttTATTGATCCCTTGGGACGGATCCCTTCGGGAAATTGCATAAATTGCAAATTTCATAAATAATGATATAGCTGACATTATTAATTTTACATTGCAAGGTAGAGAAATGCTTGCCTTTATTTAGTaaacattacaagtaatcaagttgtaatcacaactgattacaagtaattagtaaacattctgatctcagaccagctgcttgaaCTAAGTGTGGACTAAAACGCCGGAAAAGATTCGAAACGTTTCGAAACACCGTGACGTAACGAAACCCGTTTTTGGAACAGTCACGTGACTTTCCCCTTTTGATACAGACTTCGAAACAGTGTTTCGGAACACCATGATTCAAATAAATCGATTCAATTCGATTTCGCGTTTCGAATTTGACATCACTAACATAAACAGTAATATTGTTTAGTAGCACAAGTTATATTTATTATACAGAGGATCTAAACCACAGCCATGGAGTCCACATGTGCATTAATACAGAGGATCTAAACCACTGTCACAGAGCCAACATGTGGGTCTAAAATACCTGCCATGGACATCACACATTCATTACTACAGTGGATATAAACCACAGTTAGACAGACCATACAAACTTTTGTATTTACTACTGAACTCTACAGCTGTACAGTTTCAATGCACCATTATGTGATGAATGACCAACCTTACTAAAGGCAGTGATAACACGGGAGTAGGACACCatcagaggagagagaaaagcaGTGCAGCATGTGAGCCACTCTGTGCTGGGAGTCAGTTTAGCTCATGTGAGCTGCTCTGTGCTGGGAGTCAGTTCAGTTCATGTGAGCTGCTCTGTGCTGGGAAAGACTTACTTTCccaaagacttctacttttacttgagtaaatatgtggtgagaaaaacgcgacttttactccgttacaatcggatttgcgccgcgcgctaccgttactttcgttttgtaaataattcgtcttttcagtgagaagactgaccaacctctcgtcacccgagtacgagtgaccaatcaaatgaagccggtcaatcacgtgatcacatacgcaaacgtTCTCCACCGTACTTAGtaagaaagtgagagaaaaacctcccgagcaaccctgacctcacatacagccaatgtttacattacaaacgtgtaaaaggacagctatataatgcgctgcagggttgccaagttttcaagatctcttttagtgagatttaaaccggggtggggggtgggggtttgggtggtgaacgtaaattgttgacgggggggggggggggggggtgtaaaatggacacaaattaagtgttatatcgcgatcgatcgatcgtcagtggttggcgccagagcgaactagtaactcattgaatcatagatatggatcagaggtaaataaactacattttttcggcgtgagaaatcggatgtgtggcgtgtaagcgtgtgaagacagtcaaatgcgtgtgtcttacgctcaatgcgtgaaagtttgcaaccttggcgctgccaatcgtgtctgcaaacgtgtggacatttcagcctacaagaactcaacatcaaatatgaggaaacacgatgcgataagtttgctgtatgtataattttgtgtaatactatatctctgaggcataacgtttgtatgatgtaattattaaatgtaacgcagtgcaatactaaaaaccagtgtatagagtgtatacactagcaatatatgatgattaattctgctacaaattgattcagttggtgtcaagttgtagctacaagtattggctgacagtctcatcagttagtgcgtttgtggaacacattaaagttacacaggcctaattaggaacaaacaaaaatacatattatttataataaataatttatatatatatttatttataataaattatttttatcattaaaagtcattgtttcccgtaattcaatttcccatgatgtaatttactgacacgagacagtactcatgcatttactcactacttgagtagcttttaatcaaagtactttttaacttttactcaagtaattttttgggatgcatacttttacttttacttgagtaacatttggttcaagtaactgtacttttacttgagtaaaattgttgaatactctacccacctctgctgaCACCCATCAAAGTCCATTTGGAATTGTGTCTATAGGCCGGACTGTTGTTTAGCTTCTTTGTGGTGTCTTGCCATGTGTGTCACTGGGTTTCTGAGCATGTTCTATCTAGTTACTATTACTCTGGTTTCTTGTGATTTTAACCTTGACTTTTCATATTTGCCCCTTTTTGACTGGATAAATTTTTTTGGATGTAACATTTGGATGTAATGTTTGGACGTTTTTGGATGTAATTCTGGttttttaatacatttatttttgtgCATTTTACTAAAGGTAGAACTTGCATCCAAATCTCCAGGTTACATTGCAATAATGTATTTTACCTCTTTTACCTCTCAACACAAACATTTCATCTGTAGTGTTTATCAGAAGCcttttattaataaaatacactGAATAAGAAAGTACATATAAAGAAAGCAATataaaacacttttaaaacaaAATTGCCATTTCAACTGTGAAATGTAAGTAAATTTATCACGAACATTGTTACCATTATATTGTACATTCAAAGCCTACATACTACTACAATACAAGACCCCACATCCATAAATGGGCAGTTACACCCACTTGCATGCTTGTTAAATCTTGAAACATCACACCACTGTTCTATAATATGTACACAAATTGTGCTTTCTCTAGTTTACGACTATATAGATGCATCTGACGTGATGGATAGAGGAGTCTGATATATTTAGGTGGTGTAGTAGCATGTGTGAACTTTATAACTACTACTGTAATGTCCTGAACTAAGACCAAGACTGACAGCTCCACTTTGGAGATTGAGTAGACCTGTGCAGCGGCTGTGTCTTCTCCACCTGCCTCCACTCCCTACTGAGTCCCATCAGCCTCTGTACCTGCATCTTCCAACATCTGCTTATATTGGCTCTTGAAGAACCCGACCTGGAGGCATATGCAGGAGTGAAGCAGTCAAATACAGAGGCAAGCAAAGGTTAAGCCACCCAGAAAATGTTTTCAAAGCCATGGATGCTGGAATTCAGGAAGGGACAATAGTAAATGGTAAGAAGAGCTGCAGCGACCTTATAGAGAGCAGCAGTGATGAGAGCCAGAAGCAGCAGGCCTCCTACTGCACCTCCAACAGCCTCCTTAAGGATGTTTTTCTCttcatacacctccacctgggtgttaatctacacacacacatacaatattAAACAGATCATTCTATGGCAAAGAAGTTCTGAATTTTAAAGAACCGTTAATATCAATGTGATCAtattacactatattgccaaaagtattcgctcatctTCTTTGACACACATATGATCTTAAGTTACATTCCAtttctaatccatagggttcaatacgACTTTGGTCCACCATTTGCAGCTAGAATGGCTTCAACTCGTCTGGAAAGGcagtccacaaggtttaggagtgtgtttattggGATTTCGCctgctccaaactgttcccacaatgttgggagcatggaattccTTTCACTTATAtctcacaccataatcccccctccaccaaactttacacttggcacaatgccaggagaagtaccattctcctggcaaccgccaaacctagactcgtccatcagatagccagatggaggagtgcgattcatcactccagagaatgcaCCTCCAccgctctag
Coding sequences within:
- the LOC143488957 gene encoding uncharacterized protein LOC143488957, whose product is MMYSHRRFWLLLSAVLLIKYAEGQDATYHPTQPGVEDLSSSVVTMGSSSVVSEQDLKFSEDDIQSDWALSSQQGFSDFLTAESESPGSFRSVLQSDQMFPGAVPDAQFLGSSYVETWSSEPNGALETPNLSSSHFEQGELYQGSVSLDSVSRAQGFPNLNPGVWVPREMVQSGPSHHGGYMVPSSGQSTRPPYRGPSHPRPQSPHRGLPLRRRPLSKPPAFLPQTKLSLSSLASESFSVGSARDPQQSSRRHPPWVPGKWQQSSPHSEMWGSGGPASYQFNSGNARRKHRFPGRLYSRDMHKGKPSRRYHPWERSSQSQIRPPLATSLGNMDIKGTRFLDVHIPRICAKASPPARTTLQDRLPNPSCGVPV